The following are from one region of the Coffea eugenioides isolate CCC68of chromosome 2, Ceug_1.0, whole genome shotgun sequence genome:
- the LOC113763821 gene encoding leucine-rich repeat extensin-like protein 6 isoform X2, producing MSISGIQGQPLEITVVGCSKLKDTEWISRQDPYVCLEYASTKFRTRTHTDGGKNPTFQEKFVFSLIEGLREITVAVWNSNTITYDDFIGNGKVQLQKVLSQGFDDSSWPLQTKTGRHAGEVRLIMHYANANPATSYAPSAPPYVAPPIPQSSLYAAPPPSVGSYLPPTTYPAPPPPYSPYPPNPAAYVPAPYYPPAQAAYPAAYGAPSAYPPPPYPPPPYDPSHYHTGPFPGIYRPPPY from the exons ATGTCGATTTCTGGAATTCAAGGTCAACCCCTGGAGATCACCG TTGTAGGCTGCAGCAAATTGAAGGATACGGAGTGGATTTCAAGACAAGATCCTTACGTTTGCCTGGAATACGCCAGCACTAAATTCCGTACCCGTACCCACACAG ACGGTGGAAAAAACCCTACTTTTCAAGAGAAATTCGTCTTCTCCTTGATTGAAGGGCTAAGGGAGATCACTGTTGCTGTTTGGAACAGCAATACCATTACCTATGATGATTTTATCGGCAATGGAAA GGTTCAGCTGCAGAAAGTGCTTTCTCAGGGATTTGATGATAGTTCTTGGCCACTCCAAACTAAAACCGGCAG GCATGCTGGAGAAGTTCGGCTGATTATGCACTATGCAAATGCTAAT CCTGCAACAAGTTATGCTCCATCCGCTCCACCTTATGTGGCACCACCAATACCCCAAAGTTCTTTGTATGCTGCTCCCCCCCCATCTGTTGGGTCTTATCTACCTCCAACAACCTATCCTGCTCCACCTCCTCCCTATTCACCATATCCTCCTAATCCTGCAGCATACGTGCCAGCACCATATTATCCTCCTGCTCAAGCTGCTTATCCTGCAGCTTATGGAGCACCTTCAGCTTATCCTCCACCACCATATCCACCTCCACCTTATGATCCATCTCATTACCATACAG GTCCATTCCCTGGAATCTATCGTCCACCACCATACTGA
- the LOC113763821 gene encoding leucine-rich repeat extensin-like protein 6 isoform X1: MSISGIQGQPLEITVVGCSKLKDTEWISRQDPYVCLEYASTKFRTRTHTDGGKNPTFQEKFVFSLIEGLREITVAVWNSNTITYDDFIGNGKVQLQKVLSQGFDDSSWPLQTKTGRHAGEVRLIMHYANANKPATSYAPSAPPYVAPPIPQSSLYAAPPPSVGSYLPPTTYPAPPPPYSPYPPNPAAYVPAPYYPPAQAAYPAAYGAPSAYPPPPYPPPPYDPSHYHTGPFPGIYRPPPY; encoded by the exons ATGTCGATTTCTGGAATTCAAGGTCAACCCCTGGAGATCACCG TTGTAGGCTGCAGCAAATTGAAGGATACGGAGTGGATTTCAAGACAAGATCCTTACGTTTGCCTGGAATACGCCAGCACTAAATTCCGTACCCGTACCCACACAG ACGGTGGAAAAAACCCTACTTTTCAAGAGAAATTCGTCTTCTCCTTGATTGAAGGGCTAAGGGAGATCACTGTTGCTGTTTGGAACAGCAATACCATTACCTATGATGATTTTATCGGCAATGGAAA GGTTCAGCTGCAGAAAGTGCTTTCTCAGGGATTTGATGATAGTTCTTGGCCACTCCAAACTAAAACCGGCAG GCATGCTGGAGAAGTTCGGCTGATTATGCACTATGCAAATGCTAAT AAGCCTGCAACAAGTTATGCTCCATCCGCTCCACCTTATGTGGCACCACCAATACCCCAAAGTTCTTTGTATGCTGCTCCCCCCCCATCTGTTGGGTCTTATCTACCTCCAACAACCTATCCTGCTCCACCTCCTCCCTATTCACCATATCCTCCTAATCCTGCAGCATACGTGCCAGCACCATATTATCCTCCTGCTCAAGCTGCTTATCCTGCAGCTTATGGAGCACCTTCAGCTTATCCTCCACCACCATATCCACCTCCACCTTATGATCCATCTCATTACCATACAG GTCCATTCCCTGGAATCTATCGTCCACCACCATACTGA